TGCTGATCGTGATGAGCCCGGCCGCGACCGAGCAGGAGCTGGATGCGGTGGTCGCGCGTCTCGTCGAGAAGGGCTTCGACGTCCATCGTTCGACGGGCGCCGAGCGCACGGTCCTCGGCGCCGTCGGCCACGTGCAGAACAGCGATCCCCGGTTCTTCGAGGACATGGCCGGCGTCTCGGGAGTCGTGCGGATCACCGAGCCCTTCAAGCTCGCCGGCCGGACGTTCCAGCCGCGGGACTCCGTCGTCCCGGTGCGCGGCGTGCCGGTCGGCGGAGACGAG
The Thermoanaerobaculia bacterium genome window above contains:
- a CDS encoding 3-deoxy-7-phosphoheptulonate synthase; amino-acid sequence: MLIVMSPAATEQELDAVVARLVEKGFDVHRSTGAERTVLGAVGHVQNSDPRFFEDMAGVSGVVRITEPFKLAGRTFQPRDSVVPVRGVPVGGDE